One genomic segment of Paraburkholderia hospita includes these proteins:
- a CDS encoding urea carboxylase-associated family protein, producing the protein MLLLKAPPERSPLPPTRVVVPAGESRAINVNAGQILRIEANEAGATAAMFAFSRSNPDIYMSVHHTRVFSNSYVLQAGMRIVSNRRRALMVLGKDSIGRHDLLLPASTTAFLEANGYAGQTGCVESVAKIVAEEGLTPPKLPDPINLFMHADLHQDGSIEPKANATRAGDFVACRVVADMTFVVSACCTGIAGNDTPGMLELATAEELIEL; encoded by the coding sequence ATGCTTCTACTCAAAGCTCCCCCTGAACGTTCGCCACTGCCGCCGACCCGCGTCGTTGTGCCGGCGGGCGAAAGCCGCGCCATCAACGTGAACGCTGGTCAGATTCTGCGTATCGAAGCGAACGAAGCCGGCGCGACGGCGGCGATGTTCGCCTTCAGCCGCTCGAACCCGGATATCTACATGTCCGTGCATCACACGCGCGTGTTCAGCAACTCGTATGTCTTGCAGGCAGGCATGCGCATTGTCAGCAACCGGCGTCGCGCCCTGATGGTGCTCGGTAAAGACAGCATCGGCCGTCACGATCTGCTGTTGCCCGCGTCGACGACGGCGTTCCTCGAAGCAAATGGTTACGCGGGTCAGACCGGCTGCGTCGAATCGGTCGCGAAGATCGTCGCCGAAGAAGGACTGACGCCGCCGAAGCTGCCCGATCCGATCAATCTCTTCATGCACGCCGATCTGCACCAGGACGGCAGTATCGAGCCGAAGGCGAACGCCACGCGTGCGGGCGATTTCGTCGCGTGCCGGGTCGTCGCGGACATGACGTTCGTCGTGTCCGCGTGTTGCACCGGCATCGCAGGCAACGACACGCCGGGCATGCTGGAACTCGCCACCGCCGAAGAACTGATAGAGCTGTAA